One Primulina huaijiensis isolate GDHJ02 unplaced genomic scaffold, ASM1229523v2 scaffold31821, whole genome shotgun sequence genomic window carries:
- the LOC140967954 gene encoding uncharacterized protein, whose product MPSYAKFLKDILANKRKLEDHMMINLTENCSALVQNKIPPKLKDPGSFSIPCMIGDVVFHKALCDLGESINLMPLSVFRKLGLGEPKPTRMSLQLADRSVKYPWGVIEDVLVKVDKFIFPADFVVLDMEEDGEMPLILGRSFRATGKALIDVQEGKLRLRVGEEEITFDVFNALKHTLHSDNCYRIDTVDVLVSNYVQDALRDPLEATLX is encoded by the coding sequence ATGCCAAGCTACGCTAAATTTCTGAAAGACATCTTAGCTAACAAGAGGAAGCTGGAAGATCATATGATGATAAACTTGACTGAAAACTGCTCTGCGTTGGTACAAAACAAGATACCACCGAAACTAAAAGACccagggagtttttctattccttgcatgattgggGATGTTGTTTTTCACAAAGCTTTGTGTGATCTTGGTGAAAGTATTAATCTTATGCCTTTATCTGTATTCAGGAAACTCGGATTAGGAGAGCCTAAGCCAACCAGGATGTCTTTGCAGCTGGCAGACAGATCTGTCAAGTATCCATGGGGAGTTATTGAGGATGTGCTAGTAAAAgtggataaatttattttccctGCTGATTTCGTGGTGCTCGACATGGAGGAGGATGGGGAGATGCCTTTAATTTTGGGGAGATCTTTCCGTGCGACTGGCAAGGCCCTGATTGATGTTCAAGAAGGGAAGTTGAGATTGAGAGTGGGCGAGGAAGAGATcacttttgatgtttttaatgcACTTAAGCACACACTGCACTCTGATAATTGTTATAGAATTGATACTGTTGATGTTCTCGTGTCTAACTATGTGCAGGATGCTCTTAGGGACCCTTTGGAAGCCACCCTCNtttga